Proteins encoded within one genomic window of candidate division WOR-3 bacterium:
- a CDS encoding HD domain-containing phosphohydrolase has product MALFDENYLNRILVKLLAAYNNVKLYGSKHNVSEKSLDELFEILSEALKQSEEFNIVLRGLHIYIMGERLKISSTNFPVIKQIVDLFKEKEIGGLKISRNFTKQELGTFFEQLSKEGLKYENLKENLASMGIMSIKILPMLVQPTEIVDPKKRVKQVYFETINLVKNLSTQGSLSKPSYTKFTVGVLYLIDTLKTSESLLLGLTVVKNYDDFLYNHSVNTAILALSLGVRIGLKSKELLKLGQAALLHDIGMINIPRNILKKESLLTEEEWKIVRTHPINGFRITLDLMGLSEETAPILLSILEHQKGYDGSGYPDFIKNGISLYSRIIQIADFYDAVTTPRFYNPIPMSPAEAIAYLVKYSGKLFDPLLSKHFINLLGLYPMGSLVFLSTGEWGLVVGQPQDPEKLHKPVVLVIKDAEGKDQRHRTLDLSQSEIEIVKVESPWKYGIDPAEYLI; this is encoded by the coding sequence ATGGCGCTCTTCGATGAAAACTATTTAAACAGAATCTTAGTAAAGCTTTTGGCTGCATATAACAATGTGAAACTTTATGGTAGTAAACACAATGTCAGCGAAAAAAGCCTGGACGAATTGTTCGAAATACTTTCCGAGGCACTTAAACAGTCAGAGGAATTCAACATAGTCCTTAGAGGATTGCATATATATATCATGGGCGAAAGGCTCAAAATATCCTCTACCAATTTCCCTGTTATTAAGCAAATAGTCGATCTATTCAAAGAAAAAGAAATTGGAGGGCTAAAAATCAGTCGTAACTTTACCAAGCAAGAGTTGGGAACATTTTTTGAACAACTTTCCAAAGAGGGTCTAAAATACGAGAACCTGAAAGAAAATCTCGCCAGCATGGGGATTATGTCTATAAAAATACTTCCCATGCTCGTTCAACCTACTGAAATAGTAGATCCTAAAAAGAGAGTAAAACAAGTTTACTTCGAAACGATAAATTTAGTTAAAAATCTCTCCACACAAGGGAGTCTGTCTAAACCAAGTTACACCAAATTCACCGTCGGAGTTCTTTATCTCATCGATACACTAAAAACCTCTGAGAGTCTGCTTCTTGGACTAACGGTGGTAAAAAATTATGATGACTTTCTTTATAACCACTCTGTTAACACGGCAATCCTTGCCCTTTCCCTTGGAGTCCGTATCGGTTTAAAAAGTAAAGAATTACTGAAATTAGGTCAGGCAGCTTTGCTTCATGATATTGGGATGATAAACATTCCAAGAAACATTCTTAAAAAAGAATCACTTCTTACTGAAGAAGAATGGAAAATTGTAAGAACTCATCCTATCAACGGGTTTAGAATCACTCTTGACTTAATGGGGCTTTCAGAAGAAACCGCACCCATATTACTTTCAATCTTAGAACATCAAAAAGGATATGATGGCTCAGGTTATCCTGATTTTATCAAAAATGGCATATCACTGTATTCAAGGATCATTCAGATCGCAGATTTTTACGATGCGGTTACTACACCGAGGTTTTACAACCCAATTCCTATGTCACCAGCAGAAGCTATTGCCTATCTTGTAAAATATTCTGGAAAACTTTTTGATCCCCTTTTATCGAAACATTTCATAAACTTACTTGGTTTATACCCAATGGGAAGTCTTGTTTTCCTGTCTACGGGTGAATGGGGACTCGTGGTAGGGCAACCCCAGGACCCCGAAAAGCTCCACAAGCCAGTAGTGCTCGTTATAAAAGACGCAGAGGGTAAAGACCAAAGGCACAGAACGCTCGATTTGAGCCAATCAGAAATTGAAATTGTGAAAGTCGAATCCCCCTGGAAATATGGAATAGATCCAGCGGAATACCTTATTTAA